actattcttatgtggaatttaaatattgtaaaccttaatattttgtgttattagtcattataagattataagttaatgttttatgtttaaaatgcataagactttagactaatgcataatattgtgttatttgtatttttttaaatatttggtgttattagacaatattaatattaattatggttatgttttaattttaaagaagagttggttcttgttatatttttttaaggaaTTTTACTATGTAAATTGTGAAATAATGGTTAAAAATTAGGTGATATTTACATACTAAAAATTCGGTTTTTACCCAATTTTCACCTGGACCAAAGATACGTAAGTTTTATCGGGTTTAGAATTGGATTAGGATCTAAAAATTATGTCCGATCTATATTTTAGATCAGATCTAAGTTAAACTAAATCGAGTGTGGTCCGATCCATGTACATTCCGAATGGCTACTTTTTAAGttgataattataaaaataaaatacttttacTAGAATAGACTGAATCgtaatacatatttatatagttTTAATATCAACgcaataaaactaaaaaattgcaGCTGTTGGAAATATAAGAATTTCCTAGACAATGAAAAGACCAGTTGTTGATTCCCGCCCATTATGATTTTGCAAGTAATTTcaccttaaaaaaataaacattttttaatttttaataaaaaaaattcaatgttAATAGTTAACAAAATAAAGGTGTAAACACCTAATTCAGTCCTTGTCTATTTTTATGAAGGACAAAGCGATTTCTATCAAAAAAAAGACACTTCGATcttcaacttttttattttaggataatacgatctttctattaaaaaaattatttaaataataatgaaaattggTTTTGTGAGAGTTTTATTTGTACTATTAATaagtttgtttttgaaaaattccttTACTAATGGTAGTTAACTGAAGaaaaattatcaatgaaaatgatgtcacaaaaaatagtaattgtagtacaaatactttttaaaagaaaaaaataacatcaaataagaaataaaaaaagagaattttaaTGTTGATAATATTGGTATTAGTGATGATGACAGTAGAgaagataatgatgatgataaattaataaaaataatagaagtatAAGCCATAATAATAAAGATGAAGAAGGTAGTGGtaatagtagtagtaattaactatattattgaaaataattttgtaaagGTTTAAAATTctcacaaaatacaaataaaatctcccataaaatcaatttttattattatttaaataattttttttaacaggtattatcccaaaataaaaaaattgagattcaaagtatcctttttttttttataggaatTACTTTATCCTTGTAAAAATAAACTAGGACCGAACTGGTATTTATTCCAAAATAAAGTAGAACAAACAAAAGTTGCCTTGTGCATAGAATACCAAGAGCCTATCCCCataaatagaaatagaaagaCCTTTGGTTGCAAGGTAGTGTTGACTTATCCTCATTCTGTTGTTCCTTTTTCTCAAGtgtttctgaaaaagaaaaatgaagcgAACTCGATCTCAAACCAAAGAAAGCATTTCCGTCTCCAAATCAGAATCCCTAACCGCTTCCTCTTCCAAACTCCCATTTCGCGCCAAAAAGATCCCAAGACTCCCCTCTTCctccaacaacaacaagaacaaagaaACCCTCATTCCCGAAGATTCAATACCACCACCACTACCCACTCCGAAACCGTTGACTTCTACAGGGGAAATGGAGCTCGCACTTCACCACCTCCGTGCCGCCGATGTCACCCTCGCCGCCTGCATCGACGCCTTCCCGACGCCGCACTTCCACACTCACCGCTCTCCCTTCTTCTCTCTCGTCAAGAGCATCATCTCCCAGCAGCTCTCCAACAAGGCCTCCCAATCCATCGAGGACCGTTTCGTCGCCCTCTGCGGCGGCCCACACTCAGTTGGGCCTGACTCCGTCCTGGCTCTCTCGGCCCAACAGCTCCGCGGAGTCGGGATATCAGGGCCCAAAGCCACCTACCTGCATGATCTGGCAAGCAAGTACCGCGATGGGCTCTTGTCGGATTCGTCCATACTGGAAATGGACGACGAGACTCTCTACAAGAAGCTGACGATGGTGAAGGGAATTGGGCCTTGGTCGGTCCACATGTTCATGATATTCACACTTCACAGGCCTGATGTTCTGCCAGTTGGAGACCTTGTTGTTAGGAGAGGAGTGGAGCGCTTGTATGGGCTGAAGTCATTGCCTCAGCCTTCGCAAATGGAGAAGCTTTGCGAGCAGTGGAAGCCCTATAGGTCTGTTGGGTCTTGGTATATGTATAGGCTTGTTgaagcaaaaggaatattgccaTTGCCACCACCAACATCCCTACTTTGAATTATTCACGTTTTTGctcttttttgttttgggcCTCATTAGGTAGTCCATTAATGAAACTACTTGGGCCTTCTTAAAGTGTACGAAGCTAATGAAGGCTTTATTGTTCTATTATGTGCCAGTAATGAAAGATATTCTCTTTCTTCACTCACTGTGCTAATTggaagaaaaagacaaaaggTGAGGATCATAAGGCATG
The Arachis duranensis cultivar V14167 chromosome 5, aradu.V14167.gnm2.J7QH, whole genome shotgun sequence genome window above contains:
- the LOC107487951 gene encoding alkylbase DNA glycosidase-like protein mag2; the protein is MKRTRSQTKESISVSKSESLTASSSKLPFRAKKIPRLPSSSNNNKNKETLIPEDSIPPPLPTPKPLTSTGEMELALHHLRAADVTLAACIDAFPTPHFHTHRSPFFSLVKSIISQQLSNKASQSIEDRFVALCGGPHSVGPDSVLALSAQQLRGVGISGPKATYLHDLASKYRDGLLSDSSILEMDDETLYKKLTMVKGIGPWSVHMFMIFTLHRPDVLPVGDLVVRRGVERLYGLKSLPQPSQMEKLCEQWKPYRSVGSWYMYRLVEAKGILPLPPPTSLL